Genomic window (Drosophila ananassae strain 14024-0371.13 chromosome 3L, ASM1763931v2, whole genome shotgun sequence):
AACATCAAGAACTTTAAGTCGCAGCGATGGCAGCTGCTCCTCAACTTTTCCACCGAGAGGTAAGTCGTGGTCTTCATCATCCATGCTATAAGCTACTGCCCGCCGGAAACCAGCACCAAAATCAGTAACCATGCGACTGCTAAACTAGCATGGCGACTACGCTTGGGTGCTGACAGTAACTTCGCTATAATGCCGCATACTAAACCAGAGCATGACAACTCAGCCCTAGAATGCTTGTGGCCTTGTTTCGAGACAAATTCCCATGTTCTCTTGAGCTCCTTAATCAAAGATTCCTCTCTTCCTCCACAGACGCCTGCTGCTGACGGGTACACCCCTGCAGAACGACCTGATGGAGCTCTGGTCCCTCATGCACTTCCTCATGCCGTATGTTTTCTCCTCCCATCGCGAGTTCAAGGAGTGGTTCTCTAACCCTATGACGGGAATGATCGAGGGCAACATGGAGTACAACGAGACTCTGATAGCGCGTCTCCACAAGGTAGGCACTGACTTACTGGCGGTTTgaatttattctttttttgttttttgcaccTAAAAGCGTTTTCTTGCCGGCCTGTTACCTGCTCTTGAAAATCGTAGATGTGTGCCAGAACAAGCTTCCCAACAGCAAGTGACAAGAGTTCTTATAACTCTTATCCGTTTACGTTGTGAATAATTGACTTTTGAGAAACTTAAGGAGGAGATAGTTATGGCAGATGCACTCTGTGACACACAGAAATCCACTTGTGATTACAATTTGTTAGTTTGCCAGAGCAAGGGGATGCGGTTTATCCATGTAGTCTAAGCCCTGCCTGGGGGATTGCATTGAAAACGTATCTTACActattttaagttatttggCATTTCGGTTCTCCATTTAATCTATCCGGATATAAATGAATATGAGGTATAACCACTAGCACCTAAAAGCGTTTTCTTGCCAGCCCGTTAACTGCTCTTGAAAATCGTAGATGTGTGCCAGAGCAAGCTTCCCAACAGCAAGTGACAAGAGTTCTAATGACTCTTGTCCGTTTACGTTGTGAATAAGTGACTCCCAAGGAACTAAAGGAAGGGATAGTAATGGCAGATGCACTCTGTGACACACAGAAATCCACTTGTGATTACAATTTGTTAGTTTGCCAGAGCAAGGGGATGCGGTTTATCCATGTAGTCTAAGCCCTGCCTGGGGGATTGCATTGAAAACGTATCTTACACTATTTTAAGTTATTAGGCATTTCGGTTCTCCATTTAATCTACCTGGATATAAATGAATATGAGGTATAACCACAAGCACCTAAAAGCGTTTTCTTGCCAGCCTGTTAAATGTTCTTGAAAATCGTAGATGTGTGCCAGAGCAAGCTTCCCAACAGCAAGTGACAAGAGTTCTAATGACTCTTGTCCGTTTACGTTGTGAATAATTGACTTTTGAGAAACTTAAGGAGGAGATAGTTATGGCAGATGCACTCTGTGACACACAGAAATCCACTTGTGATTACAATTTGTTAGTTTGCCAGAGCAAGGGGATGCGGTTTATCCATGTAGTCTAAGCCCTGCCTGGGGGATTGCATTGAAAACGTATCTTACACTATTTTAAGTTATTAGGCATTTCGGTTCTCCATTTAATCTACCTGGATATAAATGAATATGAGGTATAACCACTAGCACCTAAAAGCGTTTTCTTGCCAGCCCGTTAACTGCTCTTGAAAATCGTAGATGTGTGCCAGAACAAGCTTCCCAACAGCAAGTGACAAGAGTTCTTATAACTCTTATCCGTTTACGTTGTGAATAATTGACTTTTGAGAAACTTAAGGAGGAGATAGTTATGGCAGATGCACTCTGTGACACACAGAAATCCACTTGTGATTACAATTTGTTAGTTTGCCAGAGCAAGGGGATGCGGTTTATCCATGTAGTCTAAGCCCTGCCTGGGGGATTGCATTGAAAACGTATCTTACACTATTTTAAGTTATTAGGCATTTCGGTTCTCCATTTAATCTACCTGGATATAAATGAATATGAGGTATAACCACTAGCACCTAAAAGCGTTTTCTTGCCAGCCTGTTAAATGCTCTTGAAAATCGTAGATGTGTGCCAGAGCAAGCTTCCCAACAGCAAGTGACAAGAGTTCTAATGACTCTTGTCCGTTTACGTTGTGAACAATAGAACTCTAAGAACAACAATCGTAAGAAAAAGTAGAAGGCAAATGCACTCTGTGTCACATAGATCCTTAACCTCTTGTGATTCAATTTGTTAGTTTGCCAGATCAAGGGGATGCGGTTTATCCATGTAGTCGAGTCCCTTTAAGTTTGATTGCATTGAAAACGTATCTTACACGCCCAGAAATCCTAAAGGCAAACGCAGCCTGTGTCACATATTGCCTCGTGTGATGACACTGTTTTAGTTTGCCAGATCGAAGAGGTGCGTCGTGTCCGTGTGGTCTTATCCCTAGCCAATAGATTGCATAGAATTAGCATCAAACATGTGGTTTACATTCAAGTTTTCACAACCTCTTCTTTCTCCTTACAGGTGATTCGTCCCTTCCTGCTGCGTCGCCTCAAGAAGGAGGTGGAGAAACAGATGCCAAAGAAGTACGAGCATGTGGTCATGTGTCGCCTGTCTAACCGCCAGCGTTATCTCTACGAGGACTTCATGAGCCGTTCCAAGTAAGTGCAAAGATGCTCTATAAAGAAGTGACTATATAACTGAAACCCTATTCCTCTTGCAGAACCCGGGAAACCCTGCAAACTGGCAACTTGCTGAGTGTAATCAACGTGCTGATGCAGTTGAGGAAGGTGTGCAATCACCCGAACATGTTCGAAGTGCGCCCCACCATCTCGCCGTTTCAAATGGAGGGCATTACATTCCACACGCCACGCCTCGTCTGCGACTTAATGGAGTATGATCCGTTCACGGTGAGTCTAATAAGGTCTCTTTCAGCCTTTGGTTATCCGAAACTGATGATAACCTGTCACTGATAGTTGGGCTCAATCTATTTTGGAGCGAGTCGTAAACTTTTCCCAGGATGTTCGCTTTTGCGAGGCATTTGTCTGATTCGTTTTCATAAAAATGCatactttttaataaaaaacgaaGGGGTttactaattatttttattattctgtTGCAGCAAGTCAACCTGGAGACCGTGaacctgctgctgttgcatctGGAACAGACTATGACCGCCTACGTGTCTCACAAGTCCCGCCAATTAGCTGCTCCTCGTAAGCTGATCGAGGAGATCGACACAGCACCACAGGCTGCTCCCCGATGTCCAAATGGACAGTACAGATTCCACATTCGGGTGCGAAGTGCAGAACTTGCGCAGAGAATAAAGTTGAACGCGGTGCGAGTCGGTGCCAGCCCGGCGATGCGGATGGAGGGCTCTAAGGTGGTGCCTGTGCGGAATCTGCTGCCCAGCGGTAGAGTTCTGAAGCGAGTTAGTGCGTCCATCAATCCCGTCAACATGGCCCTGAAGCCAGTGGTAATCAACAGTGTTGTGTCGACGCCATCCCCCAATGCTACGTCTCCTGCTGGGGCGTTGAATGTTTTGGGCAGCTCCAAGCTATTGGGGGCTCGCCCGCAAATGAATGCTCCGACGCCGGCCAAGGTGGCCAAGACGATGCAAGATGGGAAACCGTTTTTCTACCTCACTCCTGCCACAAACTCCGGGGCGTCTGGTGCTCGGTTGACGTTGACCAGCAAAACCACAACTTCTGTCCCGACGACGACTTCTTCGACAACCGCCGGGTCTGCGGCAGTCACTGGGCCGGCAAATGCGCAGCAAGTGATCCGCGATCCCATCGTCAAGGATCTGGCCCTGCACGTGAAGAGCACGGCGCAGAAAAAGAGCATCGCCAACGGGAAGACAGAGCCCGAGGAGGATGAAACGGAGGCAGAAGATCTCTACAAGGTGCAAGAGCTGGTACAGATGCGCAAGGAGCAGCGACTGGCCAATCTGAAGCGGATGGCCATGATCAACCGGCGGCGCACCGATGCCACGCCCATCTACGGGGAGGACTGTCGCGGCGCCATAGAACGCTGCATGCAGGCCACGCGATCGCTCCGCAGATCTACCTGGCAGACCCGGGGATATGCCAACTGCCACATGGCCATGCTGCACCGCGATGGCTGGTCGCTGAACCACCTGCTGAAGAGCTTCGAGCAGCGATGCACCGATCTCAAGCCGTTGTTTGCCAACTTCGTGATCTACGTGCCGTCAGTCTGTGCTCCGCGAATCCGTTGCTACGTCCAGAATCTCTCTTCGACGCGGCGGCAGTGCGAAATGGCCATCGAGGAGCGAGTGGGCCGGGAGGTGCTGCCCAAGCTGGCCCTCCTGCATCCCATTATCTCGGCGATGAGGACACAGTTCCCAGATCCACGCCTCATCCAATACGATTGCGGCAAGCTGCAGACCCTGGATCGGTTGCTCAGGCAGCTGAAGGCCGATGGACATCGTGTGCTGATCTTCACCCAGATGACCAAGATGTTGGACGTGCTGGAGGCTTTCCTCAACTACCACGGCCACATCTATCTGCGATTGGATGGGTCCACCCGGGTGGAACAGCGCCAGATGCACATGGAGCGCTTCAACGGCGACAAGCGAATCTTCTGCTTCATCCTCTCCACCCGATCCGGTGGCGTGGGCATCAATCTCATGGGAGCCGACACTGTGATCTTTTACGATTCGGACTGGAACCCCACGATGGATGCTCAGGCACAGGATCGTTGCCATCGTATCGGACAGACTCGGGACGTCCACATCTACCGGCTGGTCTCTGAGAAGACGATCGAAGTGAACATCTTGAAGAAGGCCAATCAGAAGCGCATGCTTAGCGACATGGCCATCGAGGGCGGCAACTTCACGACCTCGTTCTTCAAGAGCTCCACCATCAAGGACCTGTTCACGATGGACCAGACGGAGCCGGACGAGTCGAGCCAGGAGAAGCCGGAGGACAAGGACAAGATCACCACCACCACGACAACAGCAGCATCTGAAACACCAATGGTTGTGGAATCTGAGAAGCAGTCGCTGCGGGCTTACGAGCACGCATTGGCCGCTGCCGAGGACGAGCAGGACGTGCAGGCCACCAAGACGGCCAAGGCGGAGGCGGCAGCCGATCTGGCCGAGTTCGATGAGAACATTCCCATAGCCGCAGATGACAATGCGGACGGCGGAGGTCAGGTGGAGCTCAGCAAGGCCGACCTGGAAATGCAGAACTTGGTCAAGCAGGTAAGAGTCCATTTCTTGAGGAGATTTCGAGGAGAGTCTGGCAGCATTTGCTATTTTATTGAAACTTCGTTCCATGCTGTTTCAAAGAGCGAGCGTTGCCGAGATTGAACAGACCTTCAGACATAGTTGAGGCGAATTAACCCACGCCACGATTGTATCACTCATTGTCTAACATTGTTCCTCAAAAACTGAATCTTTTTTAAAGGATTTCTTGGCATAGTCACTAACGTTTATCCTTCCTATAGCTCTCACCCATTGAGCGTTATGCGATGCGCTTTGTGGAGGCCACTGGAGCTGCATGGACGGCGGAACAACTTCGTGCCGCTGAGGCCGAACTGGAGGCGCAGAAACGTGAATGGGAGGCCAACAGACTGGCGGCCATGCACAAGGAGGAGGAGTTGCTGAAGCAGGAAACGGAGGCCGAGGAGCTTCTCACCTACAGTCGCAAGGACTCCAGCAAGCAGGTTAATAGCAAAAAAGATTCCTCCACTCCCTATAAGCGGCCGCTCGTGCGGGTAATGCGCAGCAATTCAAATCAGAAGATTAACAGGAGTATTAGTAGTAGTCATAGTGGTAGCAATAGTAACGGCAGGAAGAGATTGGTGCGCGGAACGCGTCAGAACAGCCTTAATTCGAGTGCACCGGCAGGTACTGAGGCAGGATCAAGCAAGGGGGCGGGAACTGGAACAGGGACGGGGGTTGGTAGCACTAGGAGGCGCAGCAGTATCAGCAAGAAGCCGTTGCCGGATACTACCCAGCTGGTCAGGCGGCAAACGAGGCTCCACTCGCTGGGAGTGGTAATTGTTTCTACTCCGCCCACTAGAAAGACAACACGCACAGCCCTGGCTGCCGCTCAGAGTGCCACGGTGGATGAGGCCGCCGGTGCGGCCAGTGAGGAGCGCCCCAAGCGGCAGTCGGCCAATATTGCCATGAGCAAGATGCTGAGGACGCCGATCAAGTCCatcgccaccaccaccaccactactaGCAGTGCGACTGCAAAGACAACCCCTCCGAAGCGTGGGCGACGGGACAGTGTTGCCGTTTCGGCAACTCGCAGCAAGTTGCTGGCCAGGCGCGCCACCATAGCAGCTCCTTTGGCCATCAAGGCCAAGGAGGAAGAAAGCGAGCCAGACGAAGAAGAAGCGGaagcggaggaggaggaggaggaggatgaggatgagcaTGAGCATGAGCAGGTAGATGCAGCAGAGGAGTCTGAAGAAGAGGCAGCCGAAATCACGGTTGATGAAGATGATGGCGAGGAGGAGCAAGAGGAGGAGGAAACTGCTGGCTCCACTCTCGAAGAGGAGACTACCACTCCGACGGAATCACAAGCGAACGAGGACGAGGATGACGAAGAAGTCGAAGAAGAGGAGGCGGAAGGAGTAGAGGTGGCTGCCGAAGACACTGATGACAATGCGGATGCAAAGAGCGCTTCCAGCTACGCCACGGCTGGCGACCGAGAAGATAACGGCGGCGAGGGAGCCGAGTCCGCAAGTTTAGATGGGTGGAGTGCCCACGACCAGGTGCAGGACACTACCATGACCAGCTCAACCTACTACAATGTTAGCGAAGAGTCCGACACGGATGAGCACAAGGACGAGGGCAAGGAGCAGGCCCAGCAGTCGGACAAGAGCGAAGAAGCCGAACCCGTTGGGCACACACCCCGAACCCGATCTCGGGGCTCGGTGAAGATCAATCTGTGGACCCTGGACATGAGTCCGGTTCTGAATAACTTGGGCCGAAGTGCCGCCGGCAGGAGTGCCAAGAAGGCCGCGCCCAAGGAGTCGCAGAGCGAGCCCAGGCCCAAGGCGGTCAGGCGAACTGTGGCGAAGAAGGATGTGCTCAACAAATCCACCGGCAAGGTGAACACCCTCCATGGGTGGATCACCAAGTCGCCACGGGTGCTGCTCCGATCCACGCCCTGCAATAACTCCAATACCACGCCATCAACACCCAACACGGGCGCCACTCTCTCCTCAAGTGGATCCACCAGGTGATGATGACATTCTACTCGCTCTCCTCGCTCCTcgctcctggctcctggcttATCCTTCAATATTATCAGCTGTGCGTGCTGTGTTCGTTTTAGTGGGTGACGAATCCTGGCCCGGATGATTGCTGTTACTGCTGACCCAGTCCTCCTAATCCGACCTATCCGATAACACTGATACAGAACGAGTATTTATAGACTGTAACGAGTTTCCTTCTATCATATGTGTTAAGTTAGTTAGGCGGCGGAACCAATGCGAGAGTATAGGATACGAAACGAAACTTAGCTTAAGCCGATCCGATTGAACAGATCAAAAAGAGGATATAGCGTAGAGGATAGGTTATAGCTGGCCAGTGGCCACCAAGTTCTCAACTTGTGGCATGGCGTTCATTAGACGTGTAAGACATCTCAGATTGTACATAGATTTATCGCAAACGTCATTGGCATTATATCCAGTTATTGTGTACCATCTCCATGTTCAACTTTAAGATTCCAAATTATCATCTCCATTATCCATAATCCATAATCCATAATCCACTATCCATTATCCAGTtcttattattgttattaagTTGAGTTGTGTCCAAGATGCAAACGAGAAAGTGAAGCGATTGCGCGTGCGATACTCCCCTTAAAGAACACAAGCTGCTTTAGTTCGTAAGCCTAGGCGTATTATTATGATacttgttaaatattttttcattctatataatttattttgtacTCTAACTTAATCGAATCATTAACTATTTAAAGACCATGAGCATAGACCGACTAACCAATAAAATAGAACTCAATTCGTATGCTTTAAAAAGagtataaacaaaaaacaacccATTGATTGTgtaacaaaaaactaaaaacgaaATCTATATTGAGAAATTAAGAAACTAAGAAAccaagaaagaaagaaagaaagcaaaaccttaaaacaaaaaacaaaagacgTTGTGGTTTTTATTTACGGACTAATTTCGTGCGTTGCCCAAAAAAAGTAAAGGCTCTATCTATATACATACCTCCAATCCCTTGTAGAACATGAAAGATGGAAAAGAATGAACGGAAATCATCCAAAgattgttaaatattattttctccGAATTTAGAATTCTGTTTTGGTGTCGCAATTATGTACATTCCAATTAAAAACATCATTAATGCATTGTCCGATTGAAGTACCTCAATCCTATCCAGTCCATCCTCTAATTATTATACATTTTCATCCTCCAAGCGCCGTACGAAAGATAGAAATTGTTCGGAATGAAAGCTACAACGCCATcagtttaattaattttgtcgATTTAAAGTCAAGTTTTGAATTCCACGACCTAGTTTGTTGATCCCAAAAAAGTAGTTACTATAAGCCAACACCAAAACAGAGCTTCTATTTATCCTGAAAATAATGTGGAACGTTTATTCTTTTCTTTGACTTTCTTGCCTCCGATCTGGCGCCTCAGGTCTGGATATCGCGCAACACCATGGAGCAAATGCCGGTGAGTATCATACTGGGTATGATTATGATCTTCCAGTGCTAATCTCTTGTGATTCCCCCTCGGTTAGATGTGGTGTCCGCCCACCCCGCCCCAGGATAACGATAACGATATCTACATCGACTACTCGCTGTCGTTCATGTACGATCTGGAGCCTATTCCGGAGACGGAGCTGCCGCCTGTCTATGTCCGCAAAGAGCACAAGCGCTCGCGCACGGATGCCGGCTATGACGGCAGTCGGCGGCCGAACAAAATGCGGCGGGAGGACAACTATGTGCCCCCCAGATCGCTCTTCGATCGACCCAGTCCGCAATTGGCGCGTCTGCGTCGTGAGCTGAAGGCCCAGCGCTTCCGGGGAAGCTTCAAGCCCAACTCACCGATTCCGGGCCTGAAACCTCCGATTCCAGCCAAGCCACTGACCGAACCAGAGGCCATGGCCGAGTGGGGCATCTTCGAGGACATAGCCATTCTGCATGTGCTGGTGAATCTTCAAGGTCTGCCCTGCAGCCTGATGCTCCTCTCGCCTGGCCAGACACCCAACTGGGACCTTGTCTCTGAAATGGTTAACTTCTGCTCTAAGACCTACCGCTCCTCTCGGCAGTGTCGTTGGCGCTACGAAACCCACATCCAGCCGCGCGAGGAGGGCAAGGTGGTGGAGAGCCCCAAGAAGCAGAAGAAGCTGAAGCCCACTCTGCGCACCGAGTACGTGAAGAGTCCCTTGCGCTACCTTCGCACCACACAGCTGTATGTGCAGGACAACAACGCCTCCTTCTACAAGACCATGCGATCTCGGTTTGACAGCATCAAGACTGCCTACCTGAAGAAGGCGCCACCGCCCAAGCGCCAGTTCAGTGCGCCCAGCTTGATGAATCCCAAGCACATGGAGGTGTTGCAGGAGTTTGGCATCCAGAACTACGATCAGCCGGTGCCCCCGCAGAATATAGCGGCCATGAAGGCGAGCAAGATCCGGGAGAAACAGAGGGGACAGCAGTTGCCACCGCCGTCGGTGGGACAGCAACAGGttgcgcagcagcagcagcagcaacagcaagtgcagcaacagcaacagcagcaagtgcaacagcaacagccccagcagcaacaacaggtGGTGCAGCAagtgcagcagcaactgcCCACTGTTTCCAGTGTACAGCAGACCCTGCCGGTCCAGCAGTCGGTGGAACTGGTGCAGCAACAAGCTACTGGCACAGGCACCACAACGGTAGCTGTGCCCGGCGCCGGGCAACTGCAGCAACTACAGATTCAGCACCTGACCGGCGCCACTGTTTCGCCCGGCCAGCAGACAGCCATCCTGCTCCAccagccacagcaacagctgcGGACTCATCCCGGACAGGCGGGACAGACCACAACGCAGCAGCTGGTCAAGACCATTGTGGGCACATCGTCGAGCTTGACGGCGGGGCAGTTGCAGCAGCTGGCGCAGCAATCTGCAGCCAACTCCGGCGGCCAGTCGAGCGTCAGTGTGGTGCTCACAACGCCAGTGCAGTCTCTGCCGGCGGTGGTGCAACCGCAAACGGGATCCGGTGCCCAGATTGTATCGATATCGTCGCAGACCACTCTGCCGGTGAACAGTTCCCCCCAGTTGGGCAGCATTGTACAGACCCAGACGCTGCCGCAGGTGGTTTCCGTAAGTACCTTGCCCACCGTGGGCTCGGTTCTGACCACCACGGCcagtcagcagcagcagaccACTGGGGTGACCACCCTGAACACGGCCATGTTGCGGGGCCAGCGAATTGTGTCCGCCGCTGCTGGGAATACTCTGCAGCAGCGAACTACTGCCGGTGGTCAGTCCATTGTTTCCATGCCTAATCTGGGCCAGGGTGTGAATCAGCAGTTCCAGGCGCAACTGCGATTGGCGGCCGTTCCATCCTCGCCAGCCACTCAGACCACTCAACTGGTGACCACCAAGGGCATCCCGGTGAGTGCCCTGCA
Coding sequences:
- the LOC6495658 gene encoding helicase domino isoform X3, translated to MNEGNSAGGGHEGLSPAPPAVPDRVTSYSTEKSVGTPKHITTSGPTSSGSRAVIAAASPAARHQHHHHQHQPTQGKGIAGKQQANQQQQKPQLPSAQLPVPLSPLPQQQQTTEATAATPAAETPAQASTSTSTSSTSIIESSVSPPQAKRQRLDNDQPSSLGSSSIVGTASSNIVGSLLPASVAASSEVGGVSSTALQDLNALKKRILQQKLQILRNLKERHLENVSEYFYLQNGGSMMEYPAWRKKTPTPQFISYSNANRIDQLVHEDKPSTSAAAAAAAAQNQVQRNTTQQVASVEATQSETTTTTSPLDGSTTKTNTQSQVPNKIGTAAATSTAAAATATANNSPRSNSSTGAAATTSASSVEGSSNVLPPEAEIKIPAVGATPVAISTKLPAAVVQLTQQGGTPLVPSVRRIPGHATGGASGSAGGGAGTPTPLYTGNGLATLTPGTPTTPGSLLSPAAGAGTPSSQTATQEFSFKAKQEVYVMQRISELQREGLWTERRLPKLQEPSRPKAHWDYLLEEMVWLAADFAQERKWKKNAAKKCAKMVQKYFQDKATAAQRAEKAQEVHLKRVASFIAKEVKSFWSNVEKLVEYKHQTKIEEKRKQALDQHLSFIVDQTEKFSQQLAEGMNKSVADTPSLNSSRLTSPKRDSDDEFRPESGSEDDEETIAKAEEEAADVKEEVTALAKESEMDFDDFLNDLPPGYLENRDKLMKEEQTASIKTETPDESDDSEFEAKEASDDDENTISKQEEAEQEIDHKKEIDELEADNDLSVEQLLEKYKSGRIGDQPPSAKRRKLAEIDSDDDSTAVDDSTDESEVEATDEEEDEDLSTIRTDTDMEETEEKEGGLKSLMLTDVDGSAPGSDGKTGSSANKDDMLNDAAALAESLQPKGNTLSSTNVVTPVPFLLKHSLREYQHIGLDWLVTMNERKLNGILADEMGLGKTIQTIALLAHLACAKGNWGPHLIVVPSSVMLNWEMEFKKWCPGFKILTYYGSQKERKLKRVGWTKPNAFHVCITSYKLVVQDQQSFRRKKWKYLILDEAQNIKNFKSQRWQLLLNFSTERRLLLTGTPLQNDLMELWSLMHFLMPYVFSSHREFKEWFSNPMTGMIEGNMEYNETLIARLHKVIRPFLLRRLKKEVEKQMPKKYEHVVMCRLSNRQRYLYEDFMSRSKTRETLQTGNLLSVINVLMQLRKVCNHPNMFEVRPTISPFQMEGITFHTPRLVCDLMEYDPFTQVNLETVNLLLLHLEQTMTAYVSHKSRQLAAPRKLIEEIDTAPQAAPRCPNGQYRFHIRVRSAELAQRIKLNAVRVGASPAMRMEGSKVVPVRNLLPSGRVLKRVSASINPVNMALKPVVINSVVSTPSPNATSPAGALNVLGSSKLLGARPQMNAPTPAKVAKTMQDGKPFFYLTPATNSGASGARLTLTSKTTTSVPTTTSSTTAGSAAVTGPANAQQVIRDPIVKDLALHVKSTAQKKSIANGKTEPEEDETEAEDLYKVQELVQMRKEQRLANLKRMAMINRRRTDATPIYGEDCRGAIERCMQATRSLRRSTWQTRGYANCHMAMLHRDGWSLNHLLKSFEQRCTDLKPLFANFVIYVPSVCAPRIRCYVQNLSSTRRQCEMAIEERVGREVLPKLALLHPIISAMRTQFPDPRLIQYDCGKLQTLDRLLRQLKADGHRVLIFTQMTKMLDVLEAFLNYHGHIYLRLDGSTRVEQRQMHMERFNGDKRIFCFILSTRSGGVGINLMGADTVIFYDSDWNPTMDAQAQDRCHRIGQTRDVHIYRLVSEKTIEVNILKKANQKRMLSDMAIEGGNFTTSFFKSSTIKDLFTMDQTEPDESSQEKPEDKDKITTTTTTAASETPMVVESEKQSLRAYEHALAAAEDEQDVQATKTAKAEAAADLAEFDENIPIAADDNADGGGQVELSKADLEMQNLVKQLSPIERYAMRFVEATGAAWTAEQLRAAEAELEAQKREWEANRLAAMHKEEELLKQETEAEELLTYSRKDSSKQVWISRNTMEQMPMWCPPTPPQDNDNDIYIDYSLSFMYDLEPIPETELPPVYVRKEHKRSRTDAGYDGSRRPNKMRREDNYVPPRSLFDRPSPQLARLRRELKAQRFRGSFKPNSPIPGLKPPIPAKPLTEPEAMAEWGIFEDIAILHVLVNLQGLPCSLMLLSPGQTPNWDLVSEMVNFCSKTYRSSRQCRWRYETHIQPREEGKVVESPKKQKKLKPTLRTEYVKSPLRYLRTTQLYVQDNNASFYKTMRSRFDSIKTAYLKKAPPPKRQFSAPSLMNPKHMEVLQEFGIQNYDQPVPPQNIAAMKASKIREKQRGQQLPPPSVGQQQVAQQQQQQQQVQQQQQQQVQQQQPQQQQQVVQQVQQQLPTVSSVQQTLPVQQSVELVQQQATGTGTTTVAVPGAGQLQQLQIQHLTGATVSPGQQTAILLHQPQQQLRTHPGQAGQTTTQQLVKTIVGTSSSLTAGQLQQLAQQSAANSGGQSSVSVVLTTPVQSLPAVVQPQTGSGAQIVSISSQTTLPVNSSPQLGSIVQTQTLPQVVSVSTLPTVGSVLTTTASQQQQTTGVTTLNTAMLRGQRIVSAAAGNTLQQRTTAGGQSIVSMPNLGQGVNQQFQAQLRLAAVPSSPATQTTQLVTTKGIPVSALQQGGKTTVIPGTQQPGGAHIQLYRQRSLKVLQTTTQAAAGGAAAGTAGGATTSLVQAGGTIIQASNMPTHVTSQKVAVSGIPGSSTTVQAGNVVSSVQMHGQARTQFIKQMAAGKQGLQRQVVAADGTTTTTGAGDMLLVKRHNILAAQKAQQATGALFTTTTAAAQQQQQQQQQGQLPVAGQPQQVTQQQIASLVKASTAAAASGSSVSAGGVTVSATGPTVQAGNVNMTLPQLKPGSQIKVTMPNQMRHLQMQPQLMPRKISRMTQLVSATGQPTATNIVATTSGQQQQQQQQQGGVTVSGGATLPTVAGQQQQQQQQQQQQQQKAGGGGSVQAQLLHIQNTKALPNSVTVQQIQQVMRSGQQGTLATTNLVLGKTSVGRVIPVSVASQANQRQTIQVVSAASAQALAAGNLRTHVAGPNIASALKVAASGAGGQTTQRTLIDALQHNLRQNASPVRLQTTAGGNLLAVVQQQQQQQQHTTISGPTAGPAEVMTITQTTTTLPTVGSIQQQQQQQQQQQQQQQQPTTQQVRKLVQKKIMIRSEKE